One Carassius gibelio isolate Cgi1373 ecotype wild population from Czech Republic chromosome A7, carGib1.2-hapl.c, whole genome shotgun sequence DNA window includes the following coding sequences:
- the LOC128016739 gene encoding origin recognition complex subunit 6 encodes MDKDLFRKLASKIGITAVKVLSQAEEYMRLSQVKCVGLGSVTATSKAIICLELAATSLKFPLDKEYAIKLSGLSPKVYSSNLKSMECMLGLQSNLGLRDLAVQYGCLEAVKVASQILQRYETSLPAAQQQDLDLSKPLFTTAALYAACKCMKIRADRKLASSSGAKKGIFDRLCTQFQKFGQEICNGPTSTEKPVKTAQKRQKTFTEILETEEDDGKISTSPKQERVEKTEEEETKNYEEWKRKILENALKAKPLDS; translated from the exons ATGGATAAAGACCTATTTCGTAAGCTTGCTTCGAAGATCGGGATAACAGCTGTTAAAGTATTGAG tcaagcagaggAATACATGCGATTATCTCAAGTGAAGTGTGTTGGACTGGGTTCTGTGACAGCCACCAGCAAGGCCATTATCTGCCTCGAGTTGGCAGCGACTTCACTGAAGTTTCCTCTAGACAAG GAGTATGCCATCAAACTATCCGGACTGAGTCCTAAGGTGTACTCCAGTAATCTGAAGTCTATGGAGTGCATGCTGGGCCTGCAGTCAAACCTGGGTCTCCGAGATCTTGCAGTGCAGTACGGCTGTTTGGAAGCAGTTAAAGTGGCCTCTCAGATCCTTCAGCG TTATGAGACCAGTTTGCCCGCTGCTCAGCAACAAGACCTTGACCTGTCTAAGCCTCTCTTTACCACAGCAGCTCTGTATGCAGCATGCAA GTGCATGAAAATCAGAGCTGACAGGAAATTGGCTTCTTCATCTGGAGCAAAGAAGGGGATCTTTGACCGGCTGTGCACACAGTTTCAGAAATTCGGACAGGAGATCTGCA ATGGACCTACATCTACGGAGAAACCAGTCAAAACTGCTCAAAAGAGGCAGAAGACTTTCACTGAAATACTAGAAACAGAAGAAGACG aTGGAAAGATTTCAACATCCCCTAAACAAGAGCGAGTTGAGAAGACAGAGGAAGAAGAgacaaaaaattatgaagagtggAAAAGAAAAATCCttgaaaatgcattaaaagca